A section of the Vicugna pacos unplaced genomic scaffold, VicPac4 scaffold_190, whole genome shotgun sequence genome encodes:
- the LOC140695201 gene encoding heat shock transcription factor, Y-linked-like, with translation MLFEMAHVSTEIQVVSPKYGPTASGMYSRSLLCDQTFSGDLDLRSMIEENVFQTLSEESLIKRPCYKHCVSEPDEDNDFHSLTYPRKLWKMAGNDQFKSICCDDNGTSIVMDEDAFMKEVLERKSPFRIFEPGSMKSLVRQLNLYGFNKVQQNFRRSAFLADFQAEEKEVSVLSKCNYFGLMEEPPTFPNGYHKISASEGRFSKLQPGSNPQFPVPEIANTSATSLSRPNHQPSSAYECHPNYN, from the exons atgttatttgagatggcacatgtttctacagaaattcaagttgtgtctcctaaatatggaccaactgcttcaggaatgtacagtagatctctattgtgtgatcaaacattctctggggacttggacttgaggtctatgattgaggaaaatgtttttcagactttgtctgaagaatccctgataaaaaggccatgttacaaacattgtgtctctgaaccagatgaagataatgattttcattctctgacatatccaagaaaactctggaaaatggctgggaatgaccaatttaaatccatctgttgtgatgataatggaacttccatagtgatggaTGAAGATGCCTTtatgaaggaagttttggaaagaaagtctcctttcagaatatttgaacctggaagtatgaaaagtttagtaagacagcttaacctttatggatttaataaagtgcagcagaattttcgaaGATCTGCTTTTCTAGctgactttcaggcagaagaaaaagaagtctctgttttaagcaag tgcaattattttggactgatggaggaacctcctacttttccaaatggatatcacaaaatatctgccagtgaaggtcgtttttctaaacttcaaccaggtagcAACCCACAGTTTCCAGTGCCAGAGATAGccaatacatcagctacttctctttcaaggccaaatcatcaaccatcttcagcttatgaatgtcatcctaattacaactga